Proteins encoded within one genomic window of Cellulomonas xiejunii:
- a CDS encoding flavin reductase family protein, whose translation MTPDAFRAVASRLAGGVVVVTAVRRGVAHAATVSSVVSVSLEPPLLLFCVHADARLRDVLDDVDMWAVSVLRDEQVDVAEWLASPGRPAVGQLERVPHRAAPVSGAPWVDGAAAWFDCRTEAVHAAGDHDVVVGRVLVASEGAPDGGALVHLRGRLRGVR comes from the coding sequence GTGACGCCCGACGCCTTCCGGGCGGTGGCCTCCCGGCTGGCGGGTGGCGTGGTCGTGGTGACGGCCGTGCGCCGCGGGGTCGCCCACGCGGCGACGGTCAGCTCCGTCGTGTCCGTGTCGCTCGAGCCGCCCCTGCTGCTGTTCTGCGTGCATGCCGACGCTCGTCTGCGGGACGTGCTCGACGACGTCGACATGTGGGCGGTGTCGGTGCTGCGCGACGAGCAGGTCGACGTCGCCGAGTGGCTCGCGTCGCCAGGGCGGCCCGCGGTCGGTCAGCTGGAGCGCGTCCCGCACCGCGCGGCCCCGGTGTCGGGTGCCCCGTGGGTCGACGGTGCCGCCGCCTGGTTCGACTGCCGCACCGAGGCCGTGCACGCGGCCGGGGACCACGACGTGGTCGTCGGACGGGTGCTGGTGGCGTCCGAAGGGGCACCGGACGGCGGCGCCCTGGTTCACCTGCGTGGACGCCTGCGGGGCGTGCGGTAG
- a CDS encoding ABC transporter ATP-binding protein gives MALDTPPVPTRTDEPVLSVRDLGVDFYVDGTWYPAAADVSYDVHPGEVLAIVGESGSGKTQSSMALLGLLPPNGRARGSAKLDDRELVGMPTSRLRRIRGKEIAVIFQEPMTALNPVFTIGFQIVETLRAHFEIGPAEARERAVELLRLVDLPNPDKRVDSYPHQLSGGQRQRAMIAQALACDPKLLIADEPTTALDVTVQAEILKLMRDLRERIDAGIVLITHDMGVVADMADKIIVMKDGRIVDQGPALDVFRNPQHPYTVKLLEAVPHLGKGAAAYAARPATTTAPVDAPAPPADGDEPLALDAQDIVIEYPGRRRTPTFRAVDGVSLQIRQGEVVGLVGESGSGKTTIGRAVVGLLPVTSGSLKIVGQDMVGASNKDLKPLRTKVGIVFQDPGSSLNPRLPIGESIAEPLLLHRGVKGQAAQREIERLLDQVRLPRAMRNRYPHELSGGQRQRVGIARSLALEPRLLVADEPTSALDVSVQAAVLDLFQELQREHGFACLFISHDLAVVEILSDRIAVMRNGRLVEVGEAAQVVHDPQDPYTQRLIAAVPVPDPEAQRDRRVARDALLEEQRAELEAEEARQAADAARHDSVAIGEIDNERTPGTGV, from the coding sequence GTGGCACTCGACACGCCTCCCGTCCCCACCCGTACCGACGAGCCCGTGCTGTCGGTGCGGGACCTCGGCGTCGACTTCTACGTCGACGGCACGTGGTACCCGGCCGCGGCCGACGTCAGCTACGACGTTCACCCCGGTGAGGTGCTCGCGATCGTCGGCGAGTCCGGCTCGGGCAAGACGCAGTCCTCGATGGCGCTGCTGGGTCTGCTGCCCCCGAACGGGCGCGCCCGCGGGTCCGCGAAGCTGGACGACCGTGAGCTCGTCGGCATGCCGACGAGCCGTCTGCGCCGCATCCGCGGCAAGGAGATCGCGGTGATCTTCCAGGAGCCGATGACCGCGCTGAACCCGGTCTTCACGATCGGCTTCCAGATCGTCGAGACCCTGCGCGCGCACTTCGAGATCGGCCCCGCCGAGGCGCGCGAGCGTGCCGTCGAGCTGCTGCGGCTCGTCGACCTGCCGAACCCCGACAAGCGCGTCGACTCCTACCCGCACCAGCTCTCCGGTGGGCAGCGGCAGCGCGCGATGATCGCGCAGGCCCTGGCGTGCGACCCCAAGCTGCTGATCGCCGACGAGCCCACCACGGCGCTCGACGTCACGGTCCAGGCCGAGATCCTCAAGCTCATGCGCGACCTGCGCGAGCGGATCGACGCGGGCATCGTGCTCATCACGCACGACATGGGCGTCGTCGCCGACATGGCCGACAAGATCATCGTGATGAAGGACGGTCGGATCGTCGACCAGGGGCCGGCCCTCGACGTCTTCCGCAATCCCCAGCACCCGTACACCGTCAAGCTGCTGGAGGCCGTCCCGCACCTGGGCAAGGGGGCGGCCGCGTACGCCGCGCGGCCGGCGACCACGACGGCACCCGTCGACGCGCCGGCCCCGCCGGCCGACGGCGACGAGCCGCTCGCGCTCGACGCGCAGGACATCGTCATCGAGTACCCCGGCCGGCGCCGTACGCCGACGTTCCGCGCCGTCGACGGCGTCTCGTTGCAGATCCGCCAGGGCGAGGTCGTGGGCCTGGTCGGGGAGTCCGGCTCGGGCAAGACGACGATCGGCCGCGCCGTGGTCGGGCTGCTGCCCGTCACGAGCGGGTCGCTGAAGATCGTCGGCCAGGACATGGTCGGTGCGTCGAACAAGGACCTCAAGCCGCTGCGCACCAAGGTCGGGATCGTCTTCCAGGACCCGGGCTCCTCGCTGAACCCGCGCCTGCCGATCGGTGAGTCCATCGCTGAGCCGCTGCTGCTGCACCGGGGCGTCAAGGGGCAGGCGGCGCAGCGCGAGATCGAGCGGCTGCTCGACCAGGTGCGGCTGCCGCGCGCGATGCGCAACCGCTACCCGCACGAGCTGTCGGGCGGTCAGCGTCAGCGCGTCGGCATCGCGCGGTCGCTCGCGCTCGAGCCGCGACTGCTGGTGGCCGACGAGCCGACGTCCGCGCTCGACGTGTCCGTCCAGGCCGCCGTCCTCGACCTGTTCCAGGAGCTGCAGCGCGAGCACGGGTTCGCGTGCCTGTTCATCAGCCACGACCTGGCCGTCGTCGAGATCCTGTCCGACCGCATCGCGGTCATGCGCAACGGCCGGCTGGTCGAGGTGGGCGAGGCCGCGCAGGTCGTCCACGACCCGCAGGACCCGTACACGCAGCGGCTGATCGCCGCCGTGCCCGTTCCGGATCCCGAGGCGCAGCGCGACCGGAGGGTCGCGCGGGACGCGCTGCTCGAGGAGCAGAGAGCCGAGCTCGAGGCCGAGGAGGCGCGGCAGGCCGCCGACGCCGCCCGGCACGACAGCGTGGCGATCGGCGAGATCGACAACGAGCGGACGCCCGGCACCGGCGTCTGA
- a CDS encoding PIG-L family deacetylase translates to MTEGLLAVHAHPDDETLATGALLATWAASGRPVTVVTATRGERGEVIGRRWAHLEGDGPALAEHREDELGGALRALGVHDSGFLDEAVTADVRYEDSGMAWLAPGLAGAAADAPPDAFALTPPEEAADALAGLLRLRRPQVVVTYEPGGGYGHPDHVRAHEVTMLALELAARQDDAHAPAHAVPVVLWSVAGVQALRRAQRALAGRAVRAALGRAAAGLTLPDPTAEPPSVAVPDDEVDVVVDVAPVRDRVLAALRAHATQVQAVRPVDGEDALLGCYALSNAVLAPLLPVEAYRYAPGTPSAEDAGVTWPAGVRPVA, encoded by the coding sequence ATGACCGAGGGTCTGCTGGCGGTGCACGCCCACCCGGACGACGAGACGCTCGCGACCGGCGCCCTCCTCGCGACGTGGGCGGCGTCCGGTCGGCCCGTCACGGTGGTGACCGCGACGCGCGGTGAGCGCGGCGAGGTCATCGGCCGCCGGTGGGCCCACCTCGAGGGTGACGGCCCCGCGCTGGCGGAGCACCGGGAGGACGAGCTCGGCGGCGCGTTGCGCGCGCTCGGCGTGCACGACAGCGGCTTCCTCGACGAGGCCGTCACGGCGGACGTGCGGTACGAGGACTCCGGCATGGCCTGGCTCGCGCCCGGCCTTGCCGGTGCCGCCGCCGACGCCCCGCCGGACGCCTTCGCCCTCACGCCTCCCGAGGAGGCCGCCGACGCGCTGGCGGGTCTGCTGCGGCTGCGCCGCCCGCAGGTGGTGGTCACCTATGAGCCGGGCGGCGGCTACGGGCACCCCGACCACGTGCGCGCGCACGAGGTCACCATGCTGGCGCTGGAGCTCGCCGCGCGTCAGGACGACGCGCACGCACCGGCGCACGCCGTGCCGGTCGTGCTGTGGTCGGTCGCCGGGGTCCAGGCCCTGCGTCGTGCGCAGCGCGCGCTCGCAGGCCGTGCGGTGCGTGCGGCGCTGGGGCGCGCGGCCGCAGGGCTGACGCTGCCGGACCCGACCGCCGAGCCGCCGAGCGTCGCCGTGCCCGACGACGAGGTCGACGTGGTGGTCGACGTCGCGCCCGTCCGTGACCGGGTGCTGGCGGCCCTGCGGGCGCACGCGACCCAGGTCCAGGCCGTGCGGCCCGTCGACGGCGAGGACGCGCTGCTCGGCTGCTACGCGCTCAGCAACGCGGTCCTCGCGCCGCTCCTGCCCGTCGAGGCCTACCGCTACGCCCCGGGCACCCCGAGCGCCGAGGACGCGGGCGTCACGTGGCCCGCCGGTGTGCGACCGGTAGCGTGA
- the fdxA gene encoding ferredoxin, giving the protein MTYVIAEPCVDVKDKACIEECPVDCIYEGKRSLYIHPDECVDCGACEPVCPVEAIYYEDDVPEQWSQYYEANVHFFDEIGSPGGAAKMGEIAHDHPIIATLPLRVHGE; this is encoded by the coding sequence GTGACGTATGTGATCGCCGAGCCCTGCGTGGACGTCAAGGACAAGGCGTGCATCGAGGAGTGTCCGGTCGACTGCATCTACGAGGGCAAGCGCTCCTTGTACATCCACCCGGACGAGTGCGTGGACTGCGGTGCCTGCGAGCCCGTGTGCCCCGTGGAGGCCATCTACTACGAGGACGACGTCCCGGAGCAGTGGTCCCAGTACTACGAGGCCAACGTGCACTTCTTCGACGAGATCGGCTCGCCCGGTGGCGCCGCGAAGATGGGCGAGATCGCGCACGACCACCCGATCATCGCCACGCTCCCGCTGCGCGTCCACGGCGAGTGA
- the typA gene encoding translational GTPase TypA, producing MPATDQATGAAVRSDLRNVAIVAHVDHGKTTLVDAMLWQSGAFGAHDHVDERAMDSGDLEREKGITILAKNTAIRYSGPAAAKVGEPGGITINVIDTPGHADFGGEVERGLSMVDGVVLLVDASEGPLPQTRFVLRKALEAKLPVILVVNKVDRPDARIEEVVAEATDLLLGLASDLHEEVPDLDLDAILDVPVVYAAAKVGKASRTRPADGDMPDSPDLEPLFATILEQIPAPTYDPTAPLQAHVTNLDASPFLGRLALLRMYNGTLRKGQTVAWARHDGTLQNVRITELLETKALDRVPTDEARPGDIVAVAGIEDITIGETLTDPDDPRPLPLITVDDPAISMTIGINTSPLAGKGGKGHKVTARQVKDRLDRELIGNVSLRVLPTERPDAWEVQGRGELALAILVEQMRREGFELTVGKPQVVTKMIDGKVHEPTERMTIDVPEEYLGSVTQLLAQRKGRMQTMSNHGTGWVRMEFIVPARGLIGFRTRFLTDTRGTGIASSIAEGFEPWAGPIETRVNGSLVADRSGVATPFAMLNLQDRGTFFVEATSEVYEGMVVGENARNEDMDVNITKEKKLNNIRSSTSESFENVVPPRKLTLEESLEFAREDECVEVTPEVVRIRKVVLDQTERARQTARNKRA from the coding sequence ATGCCCGCAACCGACCAGGCCACCGGCGCCGCCGTGCGTTCCGACCTGCGCAACGTCGCGATCGTCGCGCACGTCGACCACGGCAAGACGACCCTCGTCGACGCGATGCTCTGGCAGTCCGGTGCGTTCGGTGCCCACGACCACGTGGACGAGCGGGCGATGGACTCGGGCGACCTGGAGCGTGAGAAGGGCATCACGATCCTCGCGAAGAACACCGCGATCCGGTACTCCGGACCCGCGGCCGCGAAGGTCGGGGAGCCCGGCGGCATCACGATCAACGTCATCGACACCCCCGGTCACGCCGACTTCGGCGGCGAGGTCGAGCGCGGCCTGTCGATGGTCGACGGTGTCGTCCTGCTGGTCGACGCGTCCGAGGGCCCGCTGCCGCAGACGCGCTTCGTCCTGCGCAAGGCGCTCGAGGCCAAGCTCCCGGTGATCCTCGTGGTCAACAAGGTGGACCGGCCCGACGCGCGCATCGAGGAGGTCGTGGCCGAGGCGACGGACCTGCTGCTGGGCCTCGCGTCGGACCTGCACGAGGAAGTCCCGGACCTGGACCTCGACGCGATCCTCGACGTGCCCGTCGTCTACGCGGCCGCCAAGGTCGGCAAGGCCTCGCGCACGCGGCCGGCCGACGGTGACATGCCGGACAGCCCGGACCTCGAGCCGCTGTTCGCGACGATCCTCGAGCAGATCCCCGCGCCGACGTACGACCCGACCGCGCCGCTGCAGGCGCACGTCACCAACCTCGACGCCTCCCCGTTCCTCGGCCGCCTCGCGCTCCTGCGCATGTACAACGGCACGCTGCGCAAGGGGCAGACGGTCGCGTGGGCACGCCACGACGGCACGCTGCAGAACGTCCGCATCACCGAGCTGCTCGAGACCAAGGCGCTCGACCGCGTGCCGACCGACGAGGCCCGGCCCGGTGACATCGTCGCCGTCGCCGGCATCGAGGACATCACGATCGGCGAGACGCTGACGGACCCCGACGACCCGCGGCCGCTGCCGCTCATCACGGTCGACGACCCCGCGATCTCGATGACCATCGGGATCAACACCTCGCCGCTGGCCGGCAAGGGCGGCAAGGGCCACAAGGTCACCGCCCGTCAGGTCAAGGACCGCCTGGACCGCGAGCTCATCGGCAACGTGTCGCTGCGCGTGCTGCCCACCGAGCGTCCCGACGCGTGGGAGGTGCAGGGCCGCGGCGAGCTGGCCCTGGCGATCCTCGTCGAGCAGATGCGCCGCGAGGGCTTCGAGCTGACGGTCGGCAAGCCGCAGGTCGTCACCAAGATGATCGACGGCAAGGTCCACGAGCCGACCGAGCGCATGACGATCGACGTGCCCGAGGAGTACCTCGGCTCGGTCACGCAGCTGCTCGCGCAGCGCAAGGGCCGCATGCAGACCATGAGCAACCACGGCACCGGGTGGGTGCGCATGGAGTTCATCGTCCCGGCGCGCGGGCTCATCGGGTTCCGCACGCGCTTCCTCACCGACACGCGCGGCACGGGCATCGCGTCGTCCATCGCCGAGGGCTTCGAGCCGTGGGCGGGCCCGATCGAGACGCGCGTCAACGGCTCGCTCGTCGCGGACCGCTCGGGCGTCGCGACGCCGTTCGCGATGCTCAACCTGCAGGACCGCGGCACGTTCTTCGTCGAGGCGACCTCCGAGGTGTACGAGGGCATGGTCGTCGGCGAGAACGCGCGCAACGAGGACATGGACGTCAACATCACCAAGGAGAAGAAGCTCAACAACATCCGGTCGTCGACGTCGGAGTCGTTCGAGAACGTGGTGCCGCCGCGCAAGCTGACGCTCGAGGAGTCGCTCGAGTTCGCGCGCGAGGACGAGTGCGTCGAGGTCACCCCGGAGGTCGTCCGCATCCGCAAGGTCGTGCTCGACCAGACGGAGCGGGCACGGCAGACGGCGCGCAACAAGCGCGCCTGA
- a CDS encoding ABC transporter substrate-binding protein — protein MTGTNVQLMGTGSAGRRAGEPHVRVRASRRGGRGRLVGRAVAGPVALTLALGTLAACTSDPVDPARAGTVVVSVDLPFASLNGGTAAGRAPGSVLVRGLVQSGFTTRAPDGTVSVDESFGTVEKVADEPLTVRYTIAPTARWSDGVPVTPADLLLEWAARSGQLDEVVPELDADGVVATTPDDVVLFGAASAALARASSVPTVDDATVTVVYDTPVADWQVALDVNLPAHVVGRLALDPDAPALPTPTATSSTDGDAATTGPAATAPATTVPAATEPSSTGPPTTGPATTGSATTGSATTSPAADGAEGDATDADVAAQAEAWAQAVVTAVREQDRAALTRISQVWRAAGRSADVAADPSLTTTTGPYVLARVDATGVEVVRNEHYDGVAPAAYDRVRVRVDLDPLAQIDALAADEVDVAAPLSTADVLAAAEKLDDVTVGTGGDAVLQLALQEAGGGVFDPASHASAPDPAAAAAALRTAFLAGVPREGLVADAVRPLWARAQVSNVVAAQVGTAATVAAPDGPEAGTAPTSDGPLTVRVLTNTADPVRAAALEHVTAAAADMGLEVVPVDAPDRAQTLRTRPEDWDAALVPVAQEDLPVAAFVARWRSGGATNVTGHADPALDAVLDELAAQPDAAAAADGLATASDSLLAWGAVLPVVRTPVLTVAAERDAGTDEGLPVVAAVPVLEPAAADLTWWWDWTRR, from the coding sequence GTGACGGGAACGAACGTGCAGCTGATGGGCACGGGGTCGGCGGGACGGCGCGCGGGGGAGCCGCACGTGCGGGTCCGTGCGAGCCGCCGCGGGGGACGCGGGCGCCTGGTCGGGCGCGCGGTGGCGGGTCCGGTCGCCCTCACGCTGGCGCTCGGCACGCTCGCCGCCTGCACGTCCGACCCCGTGGACCCCGCGCGGGCGGGGACCGTCGTGGTCTCGGTGGACCTGCCGTTCGCCTCCCTCAACGGGGGCACCGCTGCGGGCCGAGCCCCGGGGAGCGTCCTGGTGCGTGGTCTGGTGCAGTCCGGCTTCACCACGCGCGCACCCGACGGCACGGTCAGCGTCGACGAGTCGTTCGGCACGGTGGAGAAGGTCGCGGACGAGCCCCTGACCGTGCGGTACACGATCGCGCCGACGGCACGCTGGTCGGACGGGGTACCCGTGACGCCCGCCGACCTGCTGCTGGAGTGGGCCGCGCGCAGCGGTCAGCTCGACGAGGTCGTGCCCGAGCTGGACGCCGACGGCGTGGTGGCGACGACACCCGACGACGTCGTGCTGTTCGGGGCCGCGTCGGCCGCGCTGGCGCGGGCGTCGAGCGTCCCGACGGTCGACGACGCGACGGTGACCGTCGTCTACGACACGCCCGTCGCGGACTGGCAGGTCGCGCTCGACGTGAACCTGCCGGCGCACGTCGTGGGCAGACTGGCGCTCGACCCCGACGCGCCCGCGCTGCCGACGCCGACGGCCACGTCGTCGACCGACGGCGACGCCGCGACGACCGGTCCCGCGGCGACGGCGCCCGCGACGACGGTGCCCGCGGCCACCGAACCGTCGAGCACCGGGCCCCCGACCACCGGGCCCGCGACCACCGGGTCCGCCACCACCGGGTCCGCCACCACCAGTCCCGCCGCCGACGGCGCGGAGGGTGACGCGACCGACGCGGACGTCGCGGCGCAGGCCGAGGCCTGGGCGCAGGCGGTCGTCACCGCGGTGCGGGAGCAGGACCGCGCGGCGCTCACCCGGATCTCGCAGGTGTGGCGCGCGGCCGGCCGCTCGGCCGACGTGGCGGCCGACCCGTCGCTGACCACCACCACGGGCCCCTACGTCCTGGCCCGGGTGGACGCCACGGGCGTGGAGGTCGTCCGCAACGAGCACTACGACGGTGTGGCCCCGGCCGCGTACGACCGCGTGCGCGTCCGCGTGGACCTCGACCCGCTCGCCCAGATCGACGCGCTCGCCGCCGACGAGGTCGACGTCGCCGCGCCCCTGAGCACGGCGGACGTGCTGGCCGCCGCCGAGAAGCTCGATGACGTCACGGTGGGCACCGGCGGTGACGCGGTGCTCCAGCTCGCACTGCAGGAGGCGGGCGGTGGCGTCTTCGACCCCGCGTCGCACGCCTCCGCTCCGGACCCCGCCGCAGCGGCCGCGGCGCTGCGCACCGCGTTCCTCGCCGGGGTGCCGCGCGAGGGTCTGGTCGCGGACGCCGTGCGCCCTCTGTGGGCACGGGCGCAGGTGTCGAACGTGGTCGCCGCGCAGGTCGGCACTGCCGCGACGGTCGCAGCCCCGGACGGGCCGGAGGCAGGGACGGCGCCCACGAGCGACGGGCCGCTCACCGTGCGGGTCCTGACGAACACCGCGGACCCGGTGCGCGCGGCCGCGCTCGAGCACGTGACCGCGGCGGCGGCGGACATGGGGCTGGAGGTCGTGCCGGTCGACGCTCCCGACCGCGCGCAGACCCTGCGGACCCGCCCCGAGGACTGGGACGCGGCGCTCGTGCCCGTCGCGCAGGAGGACCTGCCCGTGGCGGCGTTCGTGGCGCGCTGGCGCAGCGGCGGTGCGACGAACGTCACGGGGCACGCCGACCCGGCGCTCGACGCGGTGCTCGACGAGCTCGCTGCCCAGCCGGACGCCGCGGCTGCCGCGGACGGCCTGGCGACCGCGTCGGACAGCCTGCTGGCCTGGGGCGCGGTCCTGCCGGTCGTGCGGACGCCGGTCCTCACCGTGGCTGCGGAACGGGACGCCGGGACCGACGAGGGGCTGCCTGTGGTGGCCGCCGTCCCGGTGCTCGAACCGGCTGCGGCGGATCTCACATGGTGGTGGGACTGGACACGGCGGTAG
- a CDS encoding VanW family protein, translated as MTHGTDRDTPTGGAADRDAADVPDGTEAGVVRDGVPQQHDARDDLPDVEPVPADGSTTETTSALQAQGVGARADGAPEDGAPEDGAPDAALPEPPVFPTTASDDDEPVGVEPGSAQSEDVAGVVEPAPDEGDDAPAAHVTASGDEADERPPVPVSTDEAAGSDAVTPAAPEPAAVAPPVAARRPLAPVAEEPLAAWPSWDDVAVAAPTAPDAGDTTGDSAGPDASAEPDAPAPDAPAPDAPAPDGALDSPASDARPDAPASHGPSGDHEATPTPLPPLRLGDLSALAFTALNAASVGVPAHALPQSPLPDPGAAQDDRSAGAGGDASRETDGAAQAPVIEEPATPGPATQESATQESAEADESAPAAATARGATPAVSRVDETAVVPAATSDVAATSDAAAAPDDATRAIPLVPASQGAWPRSAGAEDTRAVPGGPAASDPDSPDASLLDGFEPEREPRRWSRKIAVVGGAVALVAALYVGSSYALADRVPHGATVAGVEIGSMSSSEAEQHLTDELADRATSPVPVVAQEVQSELDPVAAGLELDAAATVERLTGVDLTQPVRLWRHLVGVGEQPPVTVVDEDALDAELTQLSGSLMLAPVDGTVVFADGAAHATEAVDGWELDGREAASVLEDGWLTAARPVTLPTRVVPPAVSQAETDRALAQLARPLTAAPVTVQVADRQAVLDVATLTAHAAVVPQDGILQLQLDGAALSEAVLGQLPDLLTTAADARFEFQDGAPVIIPGTPGTTLDPAALATSVVQAATTGTGRVAPVDLVQSDPAQTQEALAALGVKEVVSEFSTPLTSEPRRTRNIANGLENITGTLVRPGETFSLTEALGPVDAAHGYVEAGAIVNGEHKDAWGGGLSQVSTTTYNAAYFAGFEDVEHTPHSEWFQRYPEGREATIFTGVIDLKWKNNTPYGALVQGFVADGRAHVRIWSTKHFTVETSKSGRSGVVSPTTVYSQSPTCEPQSAGNPGFTVTNTRRVLLDGQEVDSESQTWRYKPQNKVICGTAPVPGATPAP; from the coding sequence ATGACGCACGGGACCGACCGCGACACGCCGACAGGTGGCGCCGCCGACCGCGACGCCGCCGACGTGCCCGACGGTACGGAGGCCGGGGTCGTCCGCGACGGCGTCCCCCAGCAGCACGACGCGCGTGACGACCTCCCGGACGTCGAGCCCGTCCCGGCCGACGGCTCGACCACGGAGACGACGTCCGCCCTGCAGGCCCAGGGCGTGGGCGCGCGTGCGGACGGTGCACCCGAGGACGGTGCACCCGAGGACGGTGCGCCGGACGCGGCGCTGCCCGAGCCTCCCGTGTTCCCGACGACCGCGTCCGACGACGACGAGCCTGTGGGTGTCGAGCCCGGGTCCGCGCAGAGCGAGGACGTGGCCGGCGTGGTCGAGCCCGCACCTGACGAGGGTGACGACGCTCCTGCCGCCCACGTCACGGCGTCTGGCGACGAGGCCGACGAGAGGCCGCCCGTGCCGGTGTCGACCGACGAGGCCGCAGGGTCGGACGCGGTGACCCCGGCAGCTCCCGAGCCTGCCGCGGTCGCACCGCCCGTCGCCGCGCGCCGTCCGCTCGCCCCCGTGGCCGAGGAACCGCTCGCAGCCTGGCCCTCGTGGGACGACGTCGCCGTGGCGGCGCCGACGGCGCCTGACGCCGGGGACACCACCGGCGACAGTGCCGGACCCGACGCGTCGGCCGAACCCGACGCACCCGCGCCCGACGCACCGGCGCCCGACGCACCGGCGCCCGACGGTGCCCTCGACTCCCCGGCGTCCGACGCCCGCCCGGACGCACCCGCGTCGCACGGCCCGTCCGGCGACCACGAGGCCACGCCGACTCCGCTGCCGCCGCTGAGGCTGGGTGATCTGTCCGCGCTCGCGTTCACCGCGCTCAACGCCGCCTCCGTCGGCGTCCCGGCGCACGCGCTGCCGCAGAGCCCGTTGCCCGACCCCGGCGCCGCGCAGGACGACCGGTCCGCCGGTGCCGGCGGTGACGCGTCGCGCGAGACGGACGGCGCCGCGCAGGCGCCGGTCATCGAGGAGCCCGCCACCCCGGGGCCCGCCACCCAGGAGTCCGCCACCCAGGAGTCCGCCGAGGCGGACGAGTCCGCACCGGCTGCTGCGACGGCTCGGGGGGCGACCCCGGCCGTCTCCCGCGTCGACGAGACCGCGGTGGTGCCGGCGGCGACGTCGGACGTGGCAGCGACGTCGGACGCGGCAGCGGCCCCGGATGATGCGACCCGGGCGATTCCTCTGGTGCCGGCGTCCCAGGGCGCGTGGCCGCGGAGCGCCGGCGCCGAGGACACCCGCGCGGTGCCGGGCGGCCCGGCCGCGAGTGACCCCGACTCCCCGGACGCGTCGCTGCTCGACGGGTTCGAGCCCGAGCGCGAGCCCCGCCGCTGGTCGCGGAAGATCGCGGTCGTGGGTGGTGCCGTGGCGCTCGTCGCGGCGCTGTACGTCGGGTCGTCCTACGCGCTGGCCGACCGTGTGCCCCACGGCGCGACGGTGGCCGGTGTCGAGATCGGCTCGATGTCCTCCAGCGAGGCCGAGCAGCACCTCACCGACGAGCTGGCGGACCGGGCGACGTCCCCGGTGCCGGTCGTCGCGCAGGAGGTGCAGTCCGAGCTGGACCCGGTGGCGGCAGGGCTCGAGCTCGACGCGGCTGCCACGGTGGAGCGCCTGACGGGCGTCGACCTGACGCAGCCCGTCCGCCTGTGGCGCCACCTCGTGGGTGTCGGCGAGCAGCCGCCGGTGACGGTGGTCGACGAGGACGCGCTCGACGCGGAGCTCACGCAGCTCTCGGGCTCCCTGATGCTCGCACCCGTCGACGGGACGGTCGTGTTCGCCGACGGTGCCGCGCACGCGACCGAGGCCGTCGACGGCTGGGAGCTGGACGGCCGGGAAGCCGCGAGTGTGCTCGAGGACGGTTGGCTCACCGCCGCACGTCCCGTCACGCTCCCGACGCGCGTCGTCCCGCCGGCCGTGTCGCAGGCGGAGACGGACCGCGCGCTCGCGCAGCTCGCCCGGCCGTTGACCGCCGCGCCCGTGACGGTGCAGGTTGCCGACCGGCAGGCCGTGCTGGACGTCGCGACGCTCACGGCGCACGCGGCTGTCGTGCCGCAGGACGGCATCCTCCAGCTGCAGCTCGACGGCGCAGCGCTGTCCGAGGCGGTCCTCGGGCAGCTGCCCGACCTGCTGACGACCGCCGCCGACGCGCGGTTCGAGTTCCAGGACGGCGCGCCGGTCATCATCCCCGGGACGCCCGGGACGACCCTCGACCCGGCGGCGCTCGCGACGTCCGTCGTGCAGGCGGCCACGACGGGCACCGGGCGCGTCGCACCCGTCGACCTCGTCCAGTCCGACCCCGCCCAGACGCAGGAGGCGCTCGCGGCGCTCGGCGTCAAGGAGGTCGTCTCGGAGTTCTCGACGCCGCTGACCAGCGAGCCGAGGCGCACGCGGAACATCGCGAACGGCCTGGAGAACATCACGGGCACCCTCGTGCGGCCTGGTGAGACGTTCAGCCTCACGGAGGCGCTGGGCCCGGTCGACGCTGCCCACGGTTACGTCGAGGCGGGTGCCATCGTCAACGGCGAGCACAAGGACGCGTGGGGTGGTGGCCTGTCGCAGGTGTCGACGACCACGTACAACGCGGCGTACTTCGCCGGCTTCGAGGACGTCGAGCACACGCCCCACAGCGAGTGGTTCCAGCGGTACCCCGAGGGTCGTGAGGCCACGATCTTCACCGGGGTGATCGACCTGAAGTGGAAGAACAACACGCCGTACGGCGCTCTCGTGCAGGGCTTCGTCGCCGATGGGCGGGCGCACGTGCGGATCTGGAGCACCAAGCACTTCACGGTCGAGACGTCCAAGAGCGGGCGCTCCGGCGTGGTCAGCCCGACGACGGTCTACTCGCAGTCGCCGACGTGCGAACCGCAGAGCGCGGGCAACCCGGGCTTCACGGTGACGAACACGCGCCGGGTGCTCCTCGACGGGCAGGAGGTCGACAGCGAGTCGCAGACCTGGCGGTACAAGCCGCAGAACAAGGTGATCTGCGGCACCGCGCCGGTCCCGGGAGCTACGCCGGCGCCCTGA